Part of the Methylophaga nitratireducenticrescens genome is shown below.
TGAACTACGATCGGTTAATTCTTTCATCATTACGACTGAATCGGGATGTTCTGGCGTTTACTTTGCTCGGCGACGTCAACCTGAGCTCTCCACATGCTACCAATCTGAACTATGGCGCCCGTCTTAATGATCCGGAATTAGGGCTTATTTCTGCTACCGGGACGATTACCGGTGATTTGCAGCAAATGACGTTACGTCAGCAACTGGGCGAACCGTTCGCTTCTGAGCAAACCTTGATGGTGCGTAATATTCTTGATGATTTGGATTGGCGATTGACGGCTGAAAGCGGAATGCTGCCATTATCACGCATCCTGAACAATGAAATTGGAGATCTGACAGCATTAAATCTGAATGCCAAAGGTACGTTGGATAGTGCTAAGGCAGAGCTCGATTTTCAGTTGCAAGGCTCTGAGACGTTAAATCCACCTGTAGCGGCCAGTTTAAGTGTCAATTCCAACGATTTGCAAAGTTGGCGGGTAGATCTGATGACGGCAATCAGTCAGAACAGTTTTGCCGAATTGCATGGAAACATCTTCATTGCAGAAGATCCCATGGAAAGTGTTTTTTCCATTGACGGCAGCTGGTCAGAATTACAATGGCCCTGGCAGACAGATGCTGAACTGCTGGTAGGGAAGGCTTCTGGTGAATTTTCCGTTGATGGTACTTTGCAGGACTATCGTTTAATCCTCAGTAGTTCTTTGCAGGCCATGGAACAGGAATGGAATATAACCTCTTACCTACTTGGGGATATGCATAAGGCCTCGATAAGCTCTCTTGAAATCAAGTCGGCGTTAGGTCAACTAGACGTCAGTGGCGATTTGAGCTGGCAGCCGGAGTTAGCTTATCAATTGGGTGGCGAATGGAAAAACCTGCAGCTTCCTGCCAGTTTAACCGGCGTGCCGGTAGAAAGTTATATCGGGCAATTTAAGCTTGATGGAGAGAAACAGCTTTTTAATTTAACAGTTGACTCGGATTTTATTGTCGATGAGATTCCGCTCATTCTCAATCTGGTAGCAACTAGTCCGGAAACAGGCATAACGGATGTTCGGGCCGATACCAAAATAGCTGATGGCGGGGCAGGATTCAGTGGCCGTATTAATTGGAAAGAAAAGCTTGCAGTTGATGGCAAACTGACATTGAGACAGCTTGATCCTGCTGCCTTCGCTGCAGAGTGGCCCGGGCTGATTAGTGGTCAGGTTCAGGTAACGTTTCAGGATAAAGGTGAAAACGAGTTTCATGCCAGTGTGCAGGAATTACATTTAAATGGCCTGTTACGTGATCGTAATTTCTCACTGGACAGTAATCTGCAAGCAGTAAATACCGATATCGATATCGAAAATCTGCAGTTGAATCTGGGTGATTCGCAATTGTCATTAAACGGCAAAGTAGAGAAACAACTGGACCTGAGTTGGAGTTTGTCATCCCCCAATCTGCAGGATTTTCATCCCGAATTATTTGGCACGCTGAGTGGAAAAGGGCAACTTTACGGTGAGCTGGCCAAATTAAAATTAAATGCCAATCTCGACGGTTCAGCTATCCGTTGGGCGGATGAGCTGACTGTAGGGTCTATTTCAGCAGATGCCCAGGTGGATCTGACGGATAATCAGCAAAGTAAACTTAATATTCAATCCACGGCGATTACGATTGCACAGCAGAATATCGACTCCATTGATTTGAGTCTGAATGGCAAGCTTGACCAACATCAACTGGCGCTGGAGATTCAATCCGAAATCGGCACATTATCCAGTCTGTTGCAAGGCAGCCTGGATAAAGATGACCAATGGTCTGGGCAATTGCAGTCAATGACCGTTACCAATGATATCGCTGGCGACTGGCAGTTACGTGAGCCGGGAGCGATTCAATTATCAGCCGGTAAACAGATTGTTTCACAACACTGCTGGCAATCTTCTGAGCAGGCACAACTTTGTTTACAGGGTGAAAATACCGCAGATGGTGCACAAACATTAATTGAAATAAATCAGTTGTCGGTGGCGACTTTCAAGCCTTTAATAGAGAACTACGCTGCATTATCAGGTGAAATTTCCGGTAACCTCCAATTAGCCATGCAAACCGGGGGCGATATTACCGGGACGGGTAATTTATCGCTGAATGATGGCATATTAAAACTGCAGTCTGAAGGGATAAGCCAGCAGCAACCGATTGCATTTAATGCGGTTGATCTACGCTATCAGCTGACGGCAGAAGAAAGCATGGTTGCCATCACCATTGAGCCGGACATTGCCGGGGTAGAGCCTATTGAAGCCAGATTGCAAACCGCACCAATCAAAACGGTAATGGTGGCACCCATGGATACGCCAGTCACATTGCAATTGCAGAACTCTATTGAAGACCTTGCCTCATTAAATCTGGAAACGCTGGCCTTTGATGAACTGGCAGGCAAGCTGGAACTTCATGTTGATATGGAGGGCACTTTCAATCAGCCTGAATTAACGACTGCTATCAGTTTGCGTGATGGCCAGATATTTCTGGTCGATATGGGGATTACCCTGACCGAAATTAATGCCGACATCAATGGTGATCCTTTATCCGGCTTGAAAATATTATTACAGGCTCAGTCAGCAGAAGGTCAGTTGGAAGTGGCTGGTGACTTCACAATGACCGATTCTGATTGGTTGCTGGATGCGACGATTAAGGGGGACAAATTAGAATTAATGAACCTGCCTGAGGCCTATGTGATTGCCTCCCCGGATTTAACGCTGAGAATTACTCCTGAAACGGCCAAAATCGGCGGTAAAGTAACAATACCTACTGCTGATCTGGCACCCATGGATTTTAATACTACTGTTTCAGCCAGCCCGGATGTTGTCGTGGTTGGACAGGATACGACAGAAGAGAAAATGCGTTTAGCCACTGATGTTGATGTGACGGTTGAACTGGGTGAAAACGTCTTGATTCGTGCCCTGGGTTTTAACGGTCGTCTCGCAGGTGATTTACGAATTTATGGCGAAGCCGGAGAGCTATTATTAGGCGATGGCGAAATTACTGTTCACGACGGTATTTATGCTGCCTATGGTCGCGAATTAAAAATTAATAACGGCAAAGTGCGATTTGCTGGAACGGCCATTGATAATCCCGATCTGGATATTAAAGCAGTTCGCACAGGCACAGATTATGAAGCGGGTATTCATATCACCGGACCAGCCAACAATCCACAAGCCACATTATTTTCAAACCCATCCATGAGCCAGGAAGATGTACTGTCGTATATTGTGTTGGGACGACCATTAGGGCAGGCAAGTGCTGCTGATGCGGCGATGTTGGCCTCAGCTGCCACCAATCTGGGGATTTCCAATGGCAATGCTGTCAGTGAAAAGATTGCCAGCACCTTTGGTCTGGATACTGTTGAGTTCACTGGAGAAAGTCCGGATAACGCCGCCGTGCAAATTGGCAAATATCTGTCGCCTAAACTTTATTTAGGCTATGGCATTGGTATTTTTGAGCCGGTCAGCACCGTTCAATTGCGTTATACATTAAGTAAAATATGGACCTTGCAAGCCGAGTCCGGCACCCAAAGTGGTGTGGATCTACTGTATATCTACGAACGATAAAAAAGCCCTGTAAACACAGGGCTTTTGGGACCGACCTTTACTCAGTATGAGGTGAGTCTGAATATTCAATCAGGCGCGGTTCTTTTCGCGGATTTCATCCAGTGTTTTGCAGTCAATGCAGAGTGTTGCTGTTGGGCGGGCCTCCAAACGTCTAATACCGATATCAACCCCACATGATTCGCAAAAACCGTAATCACCTTTATCCAGATCAATAAGGGATTCTTCGATTTTTTTGATCAGCTTACGTTCACGATCACGTGTACGTAATTCCAAAGTAAACTCTTCTTCCTGTGTAGCCCGGTCATTAGGGTCCGGGAAGTTTGCTGCTTCGTCCTGCATATGATGAACGGTGCGGTCAACTTCTGCCATTAGTTGCGAACGCCATTTTTCGAGAATATCTCGAAAATGTTTTACCATATCTTTGCTCATATATTCTTCGTTTTCACCCGGTTGGTACGGAGTGAAACTAACATCATTTTGGTTCGGGTCCATGTTGGCAAACCTCATACTTTCTAAAAACAAGGGCGCATCTATACCAGATGCTTCGGGCATGTGCAAAATAATTGCGCTATTTTACCCTATTTTTAAAATTAAAAAGACGAATGAAACAATTAAAAGCCGTTATTTTTGACGTGGATGGAACACTTGCTGAAACGGAGCGTGATGGGCACCGTCAGGCCTTCAATCGCGCATTTGCCGGAGCGGGCTTGGACTGGTATTGGGATGAGGAGATTTACGGACAACTATTGGCAGTATCCGGTGGTAAGGAACGTATTCAATATTATCTGGAAAATTTTCATTTACAGTGTGGTTCTGCAGGTAATTTCAGTGAAATAATTGATTGTCTCCATGCAGATAAAACACGATATTACCTTGAATTGCTTAAAACACGGATTATTGAATTACGTCCGGGTGTGAAACGATTACTCGGAGAATTAAGAGAACAAGAAATTCGCCTGGCGATCGCCACAACGACCACTGCAGAAAATGTCACAGCATTAATTAATGCCACGCTGGGGGAGTCAGCCATTAGTTGGTTTGACTGCATTGCAGCGGGCGATATGGTTTCTGCAAAAAAACCTGCACCAGATATTTATCACTATTGTTTGCAACAACTGCAACTGGAAGCAAAAGACTGTCTGGCCATTGAAGATTCTGCCAACGGTTTATTAGCGTCTGTTGGGGCAGGTGTAACCACATTGGTGACCGTGAATGCCTATACTGTCGAAGAAAACTTCACGCAGGCAATTTGTGTTGTAGACCAACTTGGCGAACCGGATGCCCCATGCCAAGTCATCGATGGTTCGCCGATTAAAACAAGCTATATAACAGCTCAATCACTTCAGGATTTACATGCCCAAGCCAATTAACGTTACCCAGCGCGCCCAGGATATTAAACCGTTTCAGGTGATGGATATATTATCGCAAGGGAAGATACTGCAGGTGCAGGGCAGGGATATTATCCACCTGGAAATAGGTGAGCCGGATTTTCTGACGCCTCAACCAATTATTAACGCTGCAATTACTTCGTTAAATAAAGGCGATACCTTTTATACCCCCTCATTGGGATTAATGGCATTACGGGAGAAAATTGCCGGATGGTATCAGCAGCAATACGGGCTGGATATCTCACCCCGGCGGATTGTGGTTACACCGGGCGCCTCCGGTGCATTGCTGTTAGTGATGGGAGCATTGTTAGAAGCCGGCAAGCATTTATTGATGACCGATCCGGGATATCCCTGTAATCGTCATTTTGCCAGGTTCGTGGAAGCCTCTGCAGTTTCAGTTCCAGTAGGAGCTGATACGGCCTACCAATTATCTCCACAACATATCGAAAAATACTGGAATCAGGATACCCAAATGGCCCTGGTTGCTACTCCTTCCAACCCAACCGGAACGATCATTGATAAAGTCGGCTTAAAAGCCCTCTCAGAGGCCGTCAAGGCTAAACAAGGTCTGTTAGTCGTCGATGAGATTTACCATGGGTTAAATTACGATGGTGTTCATTTACCCTCGATTCTGGAAGTAGACGACGAAGCGATAGTGATCAACAGCTTTTCCAAATTCTTTGGTATGACCGGTTGGCGCTTAGGCTGGGTAGTCGTACCCGAAAGTCTTGAACCAGTGATGGATCGTCTGACTCAGAATCTGTTTTTAGCTGCGCCAACCAATGCCCAGCATGCTGCTCTGGTGGCATTTGATCGAGATAGTCTGGATATACTTGAACAACGCAGAGAGGTGTTTGAGAAACGTCGGGATGTTTTGTTACCCGCGCTGCAGGAAATTGGATTTTCCATTCCGGTGAAACCTCAGGGCGCATTTTATTTGTATGCGGACTGCAGCAAATTTCTAAGTGACACCATGAACAACAGTATGAATTTGTCACGCTATCTTTTACAAGAAGCCGGTGTTGCGATTACACCGGGAAATGATTTTGGGCAGCATCTTGCCGATAAGCATGTGCGCTTTGCTTATACCACCGATGAAACGCGTTTAATGCAGGCTGTTGAACGGATTCATGCCGCTTTGACTAAATTGTCACAAAAACAATAAGTTTAGTCTTTCCGAGGCGTCGTGACGTTAAACCAAACTAAAAACACTTATCGTCAGGTAACGAATGTGTATGAATAACAACAATAGTAACCCAGCTAATGCTGATGAGGTGGTTTGTGATTGTAGTGGAACTACCCGAGGGAAAATTATCAGTCTGATTGAGCAGGGTATCGTCGATACCGATACTATCTCCCGAAAAACTGGCGCAATTTCAGGATGTGGTTCTTGTGATTATGATATTGAGAACTTGCTTGATGAATTAGTGCTTAAATAAAAGAAACTGATAACTAAAACTGGGGTGCGGCAATGTTGCCGCACCCCATTGGTTTTAGGATTAGAAGCTATAATCAAAACCCACTTCGAAAGAACGCTCTGGGCCAACATAAATACCTTGGCGGAGACCTGTGATGTAATGTTTATCAGTCAGATTTTTCACAGCGCCACGCACACGAAATTGTTCGCTGACTTGATATTGTGCAAAGAAATCATAGACGGTGTATGAAGACATCTCTCCACCCCAGATACCACCTGCAGCATCATTCGGAATATCCTCAAGATTCGTTGGATCACCATATTGCTCACCACGGTGATGGGCAGTTAATGAACTTGAGAATTTACCTTGAGTGTAGTTCAAAGCTACGTTTGCCAGGAATTTAGGAGAGTACGGTAGACGATTACCACTATTCTCTCCTGCTTCAAACCTAGAGTAGGGAACCCATGTTAGATTTGTATCGACACTGAAACCACCGCCCAACTCATAACCTAAAGCCGCTTCCAAACCATAGTGTTTGCTCTCACCGGCATTCGATCGAGATAAGTTTGGATCGGAGTTTCCAGTAACAACCAGATTATCAAAGTCCATATAAAAACCAGTAAGTTCATAGGACATTGGTCCGGAGTCACCACGCACCCCTAATTCATAATTTACAGAGCGTTCACCATCCAAATTCTGATCTTTGAGTCCATCAAGTGCAACGCCATTTGAAGCCGGAGAGAACGCACGATATACACCACCATATAATTGTGCTTCAGGAATCAATTGATATGTAGCACCAATGCCTGGCAGTACTTCAGTATTTGATGTGTTTTCTGATTCGTTATTTTGTGTGAGAACCTTACGTTTTTGCTTATATGATTCAACTCGCAGGCCAGGAGTTACCGCAAAGCGCTCTGTTATTTCAAAACGGTTCATAACGTATGCGGCTAAACTATCCGCACTATCTTCTCTATGACGGTCATTAACACCGGTTCGATCCTGATCACGAGTGGCACGAATACGCTTGTCATCAGATTCCTCGGTCATCCAGCGAACACCAAATTCAGCTTGGTTATTCAAACCAAACAAACCATGATCGACTGATAAGCGGGTTTCAGCTCCATAACGCTCAAAGCTTCGGTTATTACCATTTAGACTATCAGTGTAAACCCAGCGACCAGCATCATTTGAGGCAGCTGTATTAACCCCATAACGCCAATAATCACGGCTTACTTCACTCCAATAGGCCAATGTAGTCAGCGTTGCATTATCAGTTAAATGCCATTCATGGTTAATATCAACAGCTCTACGATCCGTCAGGAAGTAATCATCTGGTGCAGGGTTGTAGGTTCTACCTGATTTGTAATCATCCAGAAACAAGCCACGGTAAGATATGTTGGCTTCATTTTGGTAATAGGAGTACTTCACACCAAGGCTATGGTTTTCGTTTAACTTCGTTCCCGCTTTAATCATGATGTCACTCATGCGGTAATCTTTGTCCATAAACCCATCACTTAGCGCACGGGTGGCGACGATACCAGCGAAACTATCTCCAGATTCTGTACGACCACCAGCTTCTAAAGTTGCTTCCCGTGTATTGAAAGAGCCAAAACGAGTAGAAAGATGTACGCCGTCATCAGGCGTTTTAGTTTGATAATTGATCACCCCACCAATGGTAGAGGGTCCGTAACGTAAAGATGAAGAACCTTTCAATATTTCAATACCTTCCATACGCTGAATGCGAGGATTGAAATAACGATCGTTACCAATAAACAGGCCTGGAGCAACCGGAACACCATCTTCAAGAATCAAAGATTTAGATTCGCTGGCAGAAAGTCCGCGGATCCCGACATTGCTGACCACGGCAGATTCTTCTTCGGTCTTGACGTTTATTCCGGGAACTCGGCGCAAAACGTCTTCAGTTGAGGTTGGCTGAATACGTTCAATTTCTTCACGGTCAATGATGATTACCGCACCAGTCTGACGCGAAATACTATCTGCTTCAGAGCCGACAACTTGCAATGCAGGCATTTTAAACTCTGCATTCATTGGTTCTTCAGCACTTGCAGCCATTGAATAACTCCCAATTGCCAATGCTTGCATGACAATAAGTGGTTTTAATTTCATTTTTGATCCTTATGGTTTAAAAAATTGGAACTGTAATGTTAATGCTTCTTATTTAGTTGAGCAATCGTTAATTGTGGTTTTTGTCCAACAAAGAGTGAATGGCACGAGCTGATTTGAAACAGAGGGATGATGATTTTAGTGATTAAGGAGGGCTGAGCGCAGGAAAAATGGTTGCTGACAAGGGTGGAAAGGTACGGATAAGCTTATTCAGTCATTATGTTGCAAATGCACCACAGCTCATCTTTTTCCTTGGCACATGAATCGTCTCGAGACATTCAAATTGTTAATTTAGAGGTGTTTTCTTATTGGAATGGCTTTGTAATTTTTCAACATACAAGGCCGTTGCACCAGCTACAGCGACTGGAATAATCAGAAAATTAACCACCGGGATCATGGTTGCTCCCAGAGTGGTCATGCCAAAACCCAAAGCCAATGAACGTTTGGTTCTGAGCAGTTCACGTTGCTGCTTAAATCCCATTAAATGATTTCCCAACGGATAGTCATGATAATCAAGTGCCAGAGTCCAACTGGAAAAAAATAGCCATAACAAGGGTGCGATGAGATTCAGTCCGGGTATCCACGACAGGATGAACAGTGGAATCATCCATTTCAGCAAATAAGACAATTTGCGTAATTCATTAAAAATCATTCTGGGTGTGTCTGCGATTAATTGCCAGAGAGTTTGTTCAGGCGGAGCCTGATTGGATAAACGTTTTTCTACAGCTTCTGCCAACAGTCCATTAAATGGTGCAGCAACGATATTGGCGAGAATAGAAAAGGTGAAAAATACAATTAATACAATCAGTACCGCAAACAATGGCCAAAGGATCCACATTAAGGCATTGGATAACCATTCCGGTAACCAGGTTGGTGTCAATTGTGTCATCCAATAATCAAACTGGTTAATACCTAGCCAGATCGCTCCGGCAAACAACAAGGTATTTATCAAAATTGGAATATAGGCAAAGCGACGTACGCCGGGCTGATTGATAAGTTTGAAACCACTTAGTAAATAGCGTGAGCCTTGTATGAAATCACCCATTTTTCAATACCTTATTGGAATAATGTAAGACCATCTCTTGCAAGTAATGCACTGCCATAAGCTGCTTCAGTCTGTTCCACTGATTCGAATGGAACCCGCAATAATGACTGACGTAGCTGTGTCCAGACAGGATTTTTAGCACCACCACCAACACTTCGAATCGACGTTAACGGTGTAGCACTTAATGGTTGAAGATATTGGTAACCTTTTTTTTCTATACTGGCAATGCCAGCCAGCAACCCATGCAGAAATAGATGATCTTCCGCTGAGCGGGGTAACATTTGTGGTGGATAGTTTGGATCAGCAATTGGGAAGCGTTCTCCTGGCTTTAGCAGGGGATAATAGACTGGTGGAGACTGCTTTAAATCAATTTTCTGGCTTAACGTGATTAATTGTTCGTCAGTAAAGAAATGTCTCAATACTGCTCCACCGGTGTTAGACGCGCCACCACATAACCAGCGATTTCCCAGCTTATGGCTGTAAACGCCTGTTTGAGCATCAAATACCGGAGTTTTACAGATAAGTTTCAAGACCAGTGTTGAACCCAGTGACGTTACGCCTTCTCCGACGCGGTTGGCACCCGTAGCGATAAATGCAGCCAGGCTATCAGTGGTTCCAGCCTTAATCAATGGTGGTACTGACTGTTTTATCCCAAGTTCTAGCATAACGGCTTCTGAGAGTTTGCCAATCACGGTGCCTGGTGCAACTACAGTTGGCAAAACGCTCATTGGCGTTATTGATTTCAGCCAGCCGGGCCAGTGATTTGCTACTACATCAAAACCGGACTTCAAGGCATTATTGTAATCCGTCATACCGGGTGTAGCGCCGAGTTGAATCGCCAGCCAGTCGGCCTGGTGCAATAGATAATATTTTTCAGGTAACGCCAGGGTTAATTGAAAATACAGCAATTTTGCCAAACCGCTGCTGGGACTATGTGCAGCTGAATTGATAGGTGCTTTTTCCGCTATTTTTTCACTCGCCAAGGAAGCAGGTTGATCGTTATACATCAACATCTCAGTCAGAGGATTTCCTTGTGAATCACATAACATCACTGAGCCGGAAGTTGCATCAATGCTGATTGAATCAATTGCAAACTCGGGAATTTGCTTTACCAGATCTGTTAAAGCCTCAAAAAGATAGTAAGACTGCTGTTTTGGTGAGGGGTAGGGGTGTGGATCTGCGGGAAGGTTTTGTTTAGTCTGGGCAATAATATTGCCGGATAGGTCGATGGCGCAGATCCGGCACCCGGAGGTGCCGAAATCAATGCCAATCCATGCACTATCGCGCATATTTATGGAAGATGAACAGGTGTTGGTGCAACCCAACCTTCTTTACGGTACTCGGCAACGACGTTGGTATACACACCGCCACGAACATTGAAAATACCCGTTACGCGCATAAAACGTGGTTCAGTTGCAGCTACCAAATCGGTCAGGATTTGATTGGTCAGTTTTTCATGAAAACCACCTTCTTCACGGTAAGACCAGAAGTAAAGTTTCAGAGACTTCAGTTCAACGCATTTTAAATCAGGTACATAATCGATCTTAATCGTGGCAAAATCCGGTTGACCTGTTTTCGGACACAGACAAGTAAATTCAGGTGTTTCGATGTGGATGGTATAATCCCGCTCCGGTACTGCGTTATCGAAGGTTTCCAGTTGTTTGCTTGGTAGCGTAGACATAGGTAATCTCTAAGAGTGAACAAAACCGTTATTATCCCTGAGTTGGCAGATTTAATTAAGTGTTAGAAATCATTCTCCTGTCTGTAGTTGTTTTAGTGGCGCTGATTATTGGCGGCTGGTATAGCCATTCCCGGCAGCAACAGCGCGCCCAGGAATTCGAGCGTGAACTGGATCGTTTTGATAACGACGAGAATAGTGATTTTCACGCGCGTTTCGACTCGGTTTTTGCGCAAGATACGGTAGATTTATCCGACAGCCCCAAAGTTCGTATGGATTCAGATGTGGCTGATGTTGGCGACGAATTCGACCATTCGGAAATGGATGACGAATTTGCCGATGCAGATGAAGAAGACGATACGCCCGATTGGGAAATGGTGGTGGCATTAACCATTATGGCCCCCGAATCACAAATGTTTACCGGACGCGCAATCAAATCTGCGCTGGAACAGCAGGAAATGCATTTTGGTGATATGCAGATATATCATCGTTATACCGTTAATAATCGCCGTCAGACACTGTTCAGTGTGGCGAATATTCTGGATCCCGGCACCTTGCTTCCTGATCAATTGATTTCAATGAAGACTCCCGGCTTGTTAATGTTTGCCAGACTTCCTGGCCCGGTAAACGGTCTTACGGTATTTGATTCGATGCTGGATACCGCACAACAACTGACCGCCTATCTGGGTGGCATCCTCTGTGATGAAAAACGTGAACCGATTACCGATAAACATTTGGAAGCCACGCGTAACCGAATTTTTGAGTTAAATTTATCTTTGCAGGCAGGCAATAAATCTGATGACGATTTCACCTGAAATCAGCGAGCGAGCCGCACAGCTTCGAGACTTAATCAACCGTTATAACTTTCTGTATTACAGCGCGGATGATCCGGAAGTAACCGACGCCGAATATGATCGGTTATTTGCTGAATTAAAAAAACTCGAAGCCGATTACCCTGAACTGATCACTGCGGATTCACCGACACAACGGGTGGGATCGGCTCCGTTGGATAAATTTACCCAAGTGACTCATGCGATGCCCATGTTGTCGCTGGATAATGTGTTTGATGAAGCCGAATTGACCGCGTTTAATCAGCGTGTTCTGGATCGTCTCAATACCGATGCTGTGATTACTTATGCTGCTGAACCCAAGCTGGATGGTCTGGCCATCAGTATTCGATATGAAAATGGTTTACTGGTTCAGGCTGCCACTCGTGGTGATGGCGCGGTGGGTGAAGATGTCACCGAAAACGTTCGAACCATCCGCAATGTCCCATTGAAACTGCACGGCAAAAATGTTCCGCAAGTAGTTGAAATCCGTGGTGAAATTTATATGCCTAAAGCGGGTTTTGAAAAGCTTAATCAACAACGTCTGGCCAACAATGAAAAACTGTTCGTTAACCCACGCAATGCTGCTGCAGGCTCATTAAGGCAACTCGATTCCTCGGTAACGGCTAGTCGACCTTTAGCATTGTTCTGTTATGGCCTTGGAGAACTTCAGGGCATGGAGCGTCCATCCAGCCATACAGAAGCCATGCAGATAATCAGCGAAT
Proteins encoded:
- a CDS encoding (2Fe-2S)-binding protein, with the protein product MNNNNSNPANADEVVCDCSGTTRGKIISLIEQGIVDTDTISRKTGAISGCGSCDYDIENLLDELVLK
- the dksA gene encoding RNA polymerase-binding protein DksA, which translates into the protein MDPNQNDVSFTPYQPGENEEYMSKDMVKHFRDILEKWRSQLMAEVDRTVHHMQDEAANFPDPNDRATQEEEFTLELRTRDRERKLIKKIEESLIDLDKGDYGFCESCGVDIGIRRLEARPTATLCIDCKTLDEIREKNRA
- a CDS encoding translocation/assembly module TamB domain-containing protein, with the protein product MIKRALWIIAIVLLLVVPAAMYWLLMTKSGFNTALNFTQQSLPALSIDEASGRLYDGIYLQGVSYEPEEGDAFYIKSIDARWQLWSLLSSRLIINQLHIDRLQIKQKDGLDEEVTADEDFTVPDISLPLAIHLRSFRITHAERLSPQGDITPLFDRFDTSLRVNYDRLILSSLRLNRDVLAFTLLGDVNLSSPHATNLNYGARLNDPELGLISATGTITGDLQQMTLRQQLGEPFASEQTLMVRNILDDLDWRLTAESGMLPLSRILNNEIGDLTALNLNAKGTLDSAKAELDFQLQGSETLNPPVAASLSVNSNDLQSWRVDLMTAISQNSFAELHGNIFIAEDPMESVFSIDGSWSELQWPWQTDAELLVGKASGEFSVDGTLQDYRLILSSSLQAMEQEWNITSYLLGDMHKASISSLEIKSALGQLDVSGDLSWQPELAYQLGGEWKNLQLPASLTGVPVESYIGQFKLDGEKQLFNLTVDSDFIVDEIPLILNLVATSPETGITDVRADTKIADGGAGFSGRINWKEKLAVDGKLTLRQLDPAAFAAEWPGLISGQVQVTFQDKGENEFHASVQELHLNGLLRDRNFSLDSNLQAVNTDIDIENLQLNLGDSQLSLNGKVEKQLDLSWSLSSPNLQDFHPELFGTLSGKGQLYGELAKLKLNANLDGSAIRWADELTVGSISADAQVDLTDNQQSKLNIQSTAITIAQQNIDSIDLSLNGKLDQHQLALEIQSEIGTLSSLLQGSLDKDDQWSGQLQSMTVTNDIAGDWQLREPGAIQLSAGKQIVSQHCWQSSEQAQLCLQGENTADGAQTLIEINQLSVATFKPLIENYAALSGEISGNLQLAMQTGGDITGTGNLSLNDGILKLQSEGISQQQPIAFNAVDLRYQLTAEESMVAITIEPDIAGVEPIEARLQTAPIKTVMVAPMDTPVTLQLQNSIEDLASLNLETLAFDELAGKLELHVDMEGTFNQPELTTAISLRDGQIFLVDMGITLTEINADINGDPLSGLKILLQAQSAEGQLEVAGDFTMTDSDWLLDATIKGDKLELMNLPEAYVIASPDLTLRITPETAKIGGKVTIPTADLAPMDFNTTVSASPDVVVVGQDTTEEKMRLATDVDVTVELGENVLIRALGFNGRLAGDLRIYGEAGELLLGDGEITVHDGIYAAYGRELKINNGKVRFAGTAIDNPDLDIKAVRTGTDYEAGIHITGPANNPQATLFSNPSMSQEDVLSYIVLGRPLGQASAADAAMLASAATNLGISNGNAVSEKIASTFGLDTVEFTGESPDNAAVQIGKYLSPKLYLGYGIGIFEPVSTVQLRYTLSKIWTLQAESGTQSGVDLLYIYER
- a CDS encoding TonB-dependent receptor family protein; translation: MKLKPLIVMQALAIGSYSMAASAEEPMNAEFKMPALQVVGSEADSISRQTGAVIIIDREEIERIQPTSTEDVLRRVPGINVKTEEESAVVSNVGIRGLSASESKSLILEDGVPVAPGLFIGNDRYFNPRIQRMEGIEILKGSSSLRYGPSTIGGVINYQTKTPDDGVHLSTRFGSFNTREATLEAGGRTESGDSFAGIVATRALSDGFMDKDYRMSDIMIKAGTKLNENHSLGVKYSYYQNEANISYRGLFLDDYKSGRTYNPAPDDYFLTDRRAVDINHEWHLTDNATLTTLAYWSEVSRDYWRYGVNTAASNDAGRWVYTDSLNGNNRSFERYGAETRLSVDHGLFGLNNQAEFGVRWMTEESDDKRIRATRDQDRTGVNDRHREDSADSLAAYVMNRFEITERFAVTPGLRVESYKQKRKVLTQNNESENTSNTEVLPGIGATYQLIPEAQLYGGVYRAFSPASNGVALDGLKDQNLDGERSVNYELGVRGDSGPMSYELTGFYMDFDNLVVTGNSDPNLSRSNAGESKHYGLEAALGYELGGGFSVDTNLTWVPYSRFEAGENSGNRLPYSPKFLANVALNYTQGKFSSSLTAHHRGEQYGDPTNLEDIPNDAAGGIWGGEMSSYTVYDFFAQYQVSEQFRVRGAVKNLTDKHYITGLRQGIYVGPERSFEVGFDYSF
- a CDS encoding HAD family hydrolase; the encoded protein is MKQLKAVIFDVDGTLAETERDGHRQAFNRAFAGAGLDWYWDEEIYGQLLAVSGGKERIQYYLENFHLQCGSAGNFSEIIDCLHADKTRYYLELLKTRIIELRPGVKRLLGELREQEIRLAIATTTTAENVTALINATLGESAISWFDCIAAGDMVSAKKPAPDIYHYCLQQLQLEAKDCLAIEDSANGLLASVGAGVTTLVTVNAYTVEENFTQAICVVDQLGEPDAPCQVIDGSPIKTSYITAQSLQDLHAQAN
- a CDS encoding pyridoxal phosphate-dependent aminotransferase, which codes for MPKPINVTQRAQDIKPFQVMDILSQGKILQVQGRDIIHLEIGEPDFLTPQPIINAAITSLNKGDTFYTPSLGLMALREKIAGWYQQQYGLDISPRRIVVTPGASGALLLVMGALLEAGKHLLMTDPGYPCNRHFARFVEASAVSVPVGADTAYQLSPQHIEKYWNQDTQMALVATPSNPTGTIIDKVGLKALSEAVKAKQGLLVVDEIYHGLNYDGVHLPSILEVDDEAIVINSFSKFFGMTGWRLGWVVVPESLEPVMDRLTQNLFLAAPTNAQHAALVAFDRDSLDILEQRREVFEKRRDVLLPALQEIGFSIPVKPQGAFYLYADCSKFLSDTMNNSMNLSRYLLQEAGVAITPGNDFGQHLADKHVRFAYTTDETRLMQAVERIHAALTKLSQKQ